From Nicotiana tabacum cultivar K326 chromosome 20, ASM71507v2, whole genome shotgun sequence, one genomic window encodes:
- the LOC107801706 gene encoding abscisic acid receptor PYL8 has product MNAIGGLSGVEKEYIKKHHSHDPAENQCTSLLIKHIRAPLPLVWSLVRRFDQPEKYKPFVSRCISQGNLEIGSLREVDVRSGLPATTSTERLELLNDEDHILCVRIVGGDHRLRNYSSIISLHPEVIDGRPGTLVIESFVVDVPEGNTKDETCYFVEALIKCNLKSLADVSERLAVQDMTEPINPM; this is encoded by the exons ATGAACGCGATTGGTGGATTAAGCGGAGTTGAAAAAGAGTACATAAAGAAGCATCACAGTCACGATCCTGCCGAGAATCAATGCACTTCTCTTTTGATCAAGCACATTAGAGCACCTCTTCCTCTT GTTTGGTCGTTGGTTAGGAGATTTGATCAGCCAGAGAAGTACAAGCCCTTTGTCAGCAGGTGTATTTCACAAGGAAATCTTGAGATTGGTAGTCTTAGAGAAGTCGATGTCAGATCAGGCCTACCTGCAACAACTAGCACTGAAAGGTTGGAGCTTCTCAATGATGAAGACCACATCTTATGTGTCAGGATTGTTGGCGGGGATCACAGACTAAGG AATTACTCGTCAATTATATCTCTCCATCCAGAGGTCATTGATGGAAGACCTGGGACACTAGTGATTGAATCGTTTGTGGTAGACGTGCCTGAAGGAAACACCAAAGATGAGACCTGTTATTTTGTTGAAGCTCTAATCAAATGCAACCTGAAATCACTTGCTGATGTTTCTGAGCGGCTTGCTGTGCAGGATATGACAGAGCCAATTAATCCCATGTAA